The Cryptomeria japonica chromosome 2, Sugi_1.0, whole genome shotgun sequence region CTCTGTAATATGATACATCATATGTAACTTTACTTTACTTCCAAATTAAAAGTCATAAACATCAACTGTGGTAGATTGCGATACCAAACACCAAGACAAATGCAATAGGTGCACATATTGTCTCTAATAAATAGACCTCATAATCCTACCATAGACACTTTTGAACCTCTACAAATGTAACCTGATTagacttttattttttaaataacccAATTAAGCTTTTTATTTATTAAAACGCAATCGAGTTATgatcatttatatttacacacacacacacacacacacacacacagatatatatctacacgcacacacgcacacacacacacatatatatacatacatgtatatatatatatatatatatatatatatatatatacatctacacacacatataagcatatacacatatgtatatagagatgtatatatatgtgggcatatatatatatatatatatatatatatatatatatatatatatatatatatatatatatatatatatatatatatatatatgtatgtatgtatatgtatatgtatatgtatgtataaatacatacatatacatatatatacatttacatatatatgcatatatatacatatgtatgtatgtatgtatgtatatgtatgtatgtatatgtatgtatgtatacatatatatacatatgtatgtatgtatatatgtgtatatatatacatacatacatatacatgcatacacacacacacacatatatatacatatacatatatatatgtatacatattatgtatatatgtacatatatatatatatatatatatgtatgtatgtatacacaaatatatatatatatatatacacacaaatatatatatatacatatatatatgtatatatatacatatatatatatatatctatacatatatatatagatatatacatatatatatgtatatagatatatacatatatacatatatatacatatatatatgtatagatatacatgtatatatgtatatatatatacatatatatatgtatatatatacatatatatatatatctatacatatatatatagatatatacatatatatatgtatatagatatatacatatatacatatatatacatatatatatgtatagatatacatgtatatatgtatatatatatacatatatatatgtatatatatatacatatatatatgtatatatatacatatatacatgtatatctatacatatatatatgtatatatatgtatatatgtatatatatatgtatatatatatctgtgtgtgtatatgtatatatatgtgcacacacacacacacacacacacacacacatatacatgtgtgtgtatatatgtatgtatatatgtatatgtatatgtgtatacatatacatatacatgtatatatgtatatgtatatgtgtatgtgtatatgtatacatatacacatatacatatacatatgtacatatacatatatacatatacatatatacacatatacagtatacatatgtatacatatatatgtatatacatatatgtatatgtatacatatacatatatatatacacacatatatgtatgtatatatgtatgtatgtatatatatatgtctatgtatatatacatatacagatgTACATatctacacacatatatgtatgtatatatgtatgtatgtatgtatgtatgtatgtatatatgtatgtatacatatacagatgtacatatatacacacatatatgtatgtatatatgtatgtatatatgtatgtatgtatgtatatatgtatatatgtatatatgtatatatatacgtatatgtatatatgcatatatgtatatatgcgtatatgtatatatatgtgtatatgtatgtatatgtatatgtatatatatatatatatacagatgtacatatatacacacatatatgtatgtatatatgtatgtatatatatatatatgtatatatacatgtatatatgtatgtatatatatacatatacagatgtacatgtatatatatgtagatacatatacatatatacatacatacatatacatgtacagatacatatacatatatacatacatacatatatatacatatatacatatacatatatatgtatatatacatatacatctgtatatgtatatatacatatatatgtagatacatatacatatatacatacatacatacatacatatacatgtacagatacatatacatatatgcatacatacatatatttacatatacacatacatacatacatacatacatacacatatatatatataaatatatatacataaatgcatatgtatatataaacatatagacatacatacatatgtatgtatgtatgtatgcatttgtatatacatatacttacatacatacatatatatatgcacacacacacacacacatatatatatgtatgtatatatgcacacacatatatatacatacatacatatatatacacacacatatatatacacatacatatatatatatacatatatgtatgtatgtatatgtatacacacacatgcacatatatatatgttaGGATAagcggtggacaactgagaggggcgggtgaatcagttgtcaagaaattctaaaactttaagcacacaaaaccttttaccgcaatgcataaaccaaatatcgggagagaagatataataattaagcacaaacataaataacagaacaattaccaaccatccataacacaacaccaggatttgtacgtggaaaacacggtaaagggaaaaaccacgggggaaggctacccacagtcagataatacttttgcagtaagtatataATAactataataggggcttgcacatgaaggaaggacaatagcctagagtgcactactcatcacaaaagaagcctcactgactacaaaataaatccagactacaatctcgaaagatgaatgaactgcaagaatagcatctcctatgcctaagtacagttctggttaagcttcatatcagaggtcttaaacctctttacacaaacccaattcgatcacctatgattgaccaaaacctatgcatatgattaaaactttattcgcacacagataatcccataacccataccatgatctgcaaagagatcttacatcatatttataccaacctgggacctaaacaattaggtcaaccatctaaaagataatacaataaatctgttacataatcccgcaaaccaatgataaaccaagtcaacctaagtctgaaacaacataaaccaaacaataaatccaactagtgatgcattaggagcatcaaccaacacgttacataaaccaatccattacctagcagaataacacttgacccaaaataggttgccataagccaaatgaaacaccacgaacaactagaacacaaacatgataaccattagcatctcaataaccttctagaagccgcatgATACAGGAGCATCCCTGATCGATGGgccatcttgcatcaacaaaaatatttcctttcaatttttgttcttgtttagttctttgtgtagttttatgtgttcttaccgaTATGcactggtagttgcttgttcttcgtggaAAATCATATTTACATTTTTCAtatggtttcatgtgcttgattccatatttttagttcatttggattcttttccaatcATTTATCGCTTCCcattgactgtttctaggttccaaGACAGTTCTCGTTTTTACCgattagttttccttcattaccgacgtGATTCTTGGTGTGTGAATCCATTTTGGGTCttttccaatgttctttggtgtgtggccagCCTTCCcactgaaccacatcacttggttgttattttctggaaagacTTATCTAATTCTTAGGGGTGActtaattacacgtttcattttcctgtattggtgaatgtaatcttacgACGTCGACCCACCTGTGTTCCAgcgggtataaatatgatgttaggtaAAAATTCACAAGGCTAGAGGAattagaacttagaataaggattgagattcgcatgttatgatccagttgattcttagagtctcggttggataGTATCTAGCTTAAAGtttgcatgtaaccagttaattatcgaatgttctttgatgataatataatgattgcGAGATGATTGTCAAAATTTCTATGgctttaatatgatttttttatgtgaatttgttatgttttcttattgcTTTCGTTGTGTCTCTCTGGCTACATAAGTTGGTTGACTTTTTTGAGGGTTTTGaccggttatggctacatcaagtggtatcagagcttgttatGGACCGGttggtggaagaatcatttgtgaacattgaggcacTCCTTGGGGTGGACAGACCACCAATTGGAGGCAAGTTgcacatgtgttcaatagatcatagaggggaggcaattgaaaccggtaaTCAGATCGCTAATttgaggcagttcaccagagtggaagaagagatgtTGCCGAGGAGAACAAACCCtcagagggtagagcagatgatggaagacttcaagaatgaagtgagcaatgaaatccaaaatgctttggctggtttgtgaagaaaccctgattatgaggatgaatatgaggaagtcggtgaagagattgaggaagctgaaggatctgaagatgaaagagagaaaagattcctgagagcagtggtgcaagcgagtaaagtgcataaagttgaggtttctaacttttctgaAACACTGAACTCAaaagatctgattgattggattgaaGAGTTGGAGGGCtattttgagtttgaggatgtcaaggacccacaaagagtggttggcacaaactaagttggAAGGGAACGTTACCTTATGGTGAAAAGAGTTGCAGAAAAACAGAGTGGAGAATGTTGAATTGAAGATCACCTAGTGGAGACAAATGGTTACAATATTAAAGGCCAAGTTCATATTgcgagactatgaattggagtttttcaagaagttgtagaacctgaaataaagaaacatgattgtgaagaaatatactaaggaattctacaaagtggtaatcagatctagacatagagagatggacagagagaAAGTGGCGAGGTATGTCAATGgaattgcttttaacattcaagatgagatgagtatgttgaaggtttccatagttgaagaagcttaccagtatgctttaatTGTTGAGGAgatggtgagaagaagacaaccaaataagggaaaggagaaattcaagatgattgATAACTtatgaagaaaccggttgaagaagaggagtcaaaatgTAAGTGGAATAAAGAACTAGAGTAGAAGACACCGAGGAAAGGTAGCAGTAGTACCAGTAGAGAATTTATTGGCAAATGcctcaagtgtggagaaaccgagcATAGATGAACTATGAATGTAAGCAAATAATTTCAAGAAGTTATGTGGAAAGTGAGGAATCAGATGGTACCGGATTTGACTATGCACCGAAGCAGGGAGAATCCCTTATCTTAAACAgaaagataccagatctactcagaggaagagtcttttccgaACTGTATGCAAATCGGGTGGTAAGTGTTggaaggtcattgtagatagtggaagtattgataatttagtatctgaggagatggttgtgaaacttGGATTGTAGAGGCTTaagaatccttgtccttatgaggtgagttggttacaagattatcagaagatagagataaaggagcagtgtttggtgagtttcaatattgggcctttcagagatgaagttttgtgtgattttGTGTCCATGAGTGTTTTTCATGACTTGCTgagaaaaccttggcagtatgatagaggagctatttatgactatataATAAACctggttactattgaaaaggatgggtagaagttcacattgatttctttgaaggagaaagaggaggtgaAGAAATTAAGTGCTGAGAGAAGTTGCACTACTGAGAAACCAGTGATAGGGGCTATACCGGAAGGTTTGATGGAACCGGTTGCAGAGGTCATACCAGAGGTTTTGAAGGAAGATTAGATGGAACCGCTTGTAGAGGTTATATCAGACAAAGACATGGGCTTGCAGAGCGATCTGACAGTTTAGCCTAGTGGACAAATGGAACCGGTCAatagagagcttatggtgacaaactggaTGAAGTCTTATGGAATAATCAATTTAGAGTTGCAGAAATGGAAAGAGTGACAAAGggagtcaaaggttagagaagcCGGTTGAGGCACCAGACAAGCTAAAGCAGAGGTTAGCAAATAAGGTtgagatgtttggatcagaaatgagcatgggatcttcattttgaatccttttagatgttcatgagttgcctttCATGAAAACTCTTTTTCAACCTAGGCTatttgatgcaggagaatccccggtCGATGAGCCATTTTgcttcaaccaaaaatatttcccttCAATTTGTGTTCTTGTTTAGTTAtttgtgcagttttatgtgttcttactgGTATGCGCCGgcagttgcttgttcttcatggcacatcttattttcattttctagatggttttatgtgcttgattccatatttttcaattcatttggattattttttggTCAGTTGTCACTtttggttgactgtttctgggttccaggacaattcttgtgcttaccggttggttttccttcattaccgttgtgattcttagcatgtggatccattttgggtcttgtttaatgttctttggcatgtagACGACCTTCCTATTGAatcgcatcacttggttgttattttctggttcaaagatttatctaattcttagggctaacctaattacatgtttcattttcctgcatcggtgaatgtaatcttatgaggccaaccccaatatgtttcggtgggtataaatatgatgttaggtaatcatttgtaagggtagAGGAAGtggaacttagaataaggattgagatttgcatgttgtgatctagttgattcttagagtcccaattGGATAGTATCTgacttgaagcctgcatgtaatcggttaattaccggatgttctttaatgataatataatgattgtTGGATGATTGTAGAAAGTTCTATAGctttaatatgatttgtttatgtgaatttattatgtttggTTTCTTCTTTCGTTATGTCTCTCTCACTGCATAAGCTAGTTGACTCTTTTCAAGGTTTTTACCAGTTATGGCACCACTTATCgtattcatcaaaagatcttcatcaaagccacatcagtaaaacccttaccggtagccaaaaggtttactagaacatatgatagcatccataTTATCAAATCCttaaccaactgaatgtgatatacatcaggaacacatgaataaccaattccAACAGTCGGATcaaaccagagacaaatctccagatcaacatcaaagaccaactaCTCTATCGGAAGTCGCTAGACAACAAAAATGCTAGtgttacatcaatgacaaacatcaatgcaacacataatcaattcctccaaattgccaacaatatgtatatgtatatgtgtgtgtgtgtatatatctgtgtgtgtatgcacacatatacatatatgtatatatacacacatatatatgtatgtatatatgtgtgtgtgtgtatacatgcatatgttcatatctctctctctctatagtgTCAAAACCCCAATCGCATTTTGATCTATAGATTTTgcaacactctccctctctctttgtctATAGTGTCAAAACCTCAATCAAGTTTTGGTCACTATAGACATTGCAAGACTCTCCCTCCCTCTTTGTCTATAGTGTCAAAACCCCGGTCGAGTTTTGGTCACTATAGACATTGCaaaactctccctctctctcacatgggggcttcattggctaggcaatattatatcgtgtgcattcatattggggagtTTAATATCCCCAAAATCAGGGTACAATATATTTCAACACATGAGAACATGTCTTTGACCTATCATGATTACTAGGAAAAATAGATTAGTTGGCTAAATAACACAAGAATCTACAAAAAATAAGAAATCAATAATTTCAACcttcaaagaatacaagatatccAAGTCTAATTGTTTATGAGCATCTCTCATAGCATACTTCCTAGAGATGTCAATAAAACCTCAGACAttatagaaaataaaattcattcacaaGAATCATAAGGAATGTCGTCTCTATCAAACTCTCTAAGAGAAGAATAATGAACCTATAAATTAACATAATCAAGAAAATATTAAATTGGATGTTGAGAATTAACATCTTTCTTTCTCCTACAAAAACATTTCTCCCCCCATCCTAATGGACTACAAGAACAATGTAGGTGCACATGAGGAGAAAATTAATAGTATTCTCTAGATGTGAAGATAAAACAAATCTCAACTATAAAATTCTAAAAAAAGTGGGCTAAGAAACCTCACTAATAGAAGAAGCTACCTCTTTCCCCTTCTCTAGAGGATTTGGAGACATTCTTGTCCCCTCTCTATAGGACAATCCTTAATCTTATTATTAAATGACTAACACCCAAGGCAAATATTTAGCAAGCTAAGGTAAAAACATACTAGGTGTGACACAAATTGCCAATTTATATATTCGCAAACTCTtttagattcttagaaatatcaacCTCTACACACACTTTTGTGTGTGAGTCAAATAAAATTTATAAAGCTCCACGAAAATGACCTTGCCAAGTGAGATAGCAATAGTGGCTAGAATTTCAAGAAGGTAAATGTAGGCCTAGAAATTTAAGCCAAATAGGTATACAAAGCATCTTTTCATCTAGGATAAAACAAAGTTGGATTTCCAAAGTGGAAAAACCAAGGGAGAAGCAAAAACATACCCTGAGTCATGTTTAAAGATAACCACTACATGACTAACcttaacaaaatagaaaagaaaaaaccTTTAATAAGATTTTGGACTATATTAACCCAAATCCTTTGTAGAGCCCAATAATTATTAACCCATTCTCTAAGCATATTTTCTAGGAGAGTTCTCCCAACAAAATATTCTTAAGAATAAAATACCCTAGCCATTTACAAGCATTATCAAACTCAAGAATATAATACGTTATATGCTAAAAAGATCAAATTACTTGCATTGTGAAACTTTCAAGAACACTTGCTCAATTGAACCATTGTCCAAAGTTGAAAAACTATCAACATCAAATGAAACTAGTATTAccattttcaaataaaaaaaacCTAATAAAAGCAAAGATCAAGAGGTTTCCTATATCAAAGTCATGGCGTGACATGAGAATGAAAAGGGACTTCTAAAAGAGACCCAAAGCCTTCATAAATAACTATTTTGATTTACTATTGTTTTCCCTATTTTAATAGATAATGGATTTAATCCGATCCacacatttttattcatttttatatTAAACTTGAACACATACAACATTTAGTATCGGTTGACTTAATCCAATACATAATGTTAAAGCTATTTATGTACATTTATTGAATGTTCTCCAAGTAAGCCAGGCATTGTACTAAAATACCAAATCTAATCAGAAAAACAGTTAACGCCATGCACGTTGATTTGAAATTATACCTGAACCTTTTTCTGTGGAAATCCTACCCGAACACTTTTCTTTAGAATTTCTTGAAATTCTACCCACACATCCTTGAAtgcttctttcttctttctcaatgtTAAAAACTTCGGAGCCATAAAATACCACATTCCGCAATAGCACACTATTCGTTTGATACCCGAAAAACTTTGGATTCATAGTATTATTAAATGACTGGAAAAAAGGGTGGTTGAGTGCTTGTTTTACAGTGGGTCTGCGTTTGGGATCCCACGAGCACAAATGCTTTACAAGGTCAATCACTTCCTCACTTGCAGTCGACATTAATCTACACAAATTCTTCCTACAATTCTCCCCATCAAACTGTTTTGGAAACCGGTAGTCCAATGACTCTACTAACTTCAATCCCTCAGGCCATGTCTTTTCATTGGGGCATCCAATCATAAAGCATATGTTATAAATCAGATTTCTCCAGTCACTTCTACTTCCAAAAATGGGTTCAAGACCATAGAATTGAGCTATTATGACTCCAAGTGACCACATATCAATGGCGAAATCATAGGATGATGATTTGAGCAGAAGTTCAGGCGCATAGGCTATGGTTGCAACATTTGGATCCAAGGGCTCgttcttttccattttctccttcaaGTTAATAGCAAGCCCAAAGTCTAAAATTTTGATGTTGTTTCCCTTCAGCAAGAGATTTTTAGGCTTGAGATCACGATGGCAATACCCAAGTCCATGCATGTATTCCAGAGCTTTCAAAATCTTAAAACACAGTCTCTAAACTGTTCTACTCAAGGAGGGTTCTTTTCTATTTTTAATGATTCTCCATAGATGAGAGTCCATGTATTCTAGTACTATATGGAGGTGCCCTCCTTCCTCGTAGGTGTCCCGCAGTGATACAATATTGGGGTGTTGAAGTGCACGTAGAGACTTCTCTTCTTCCTTGAAGAGGGATTCATAAAACCTGTCATTCTTTTTCTTTTGCAATCTTTTGATCGCCACTACTTCATCAGTCCATTTGTTAATGGCCTTCCAAATAGTCCCATAACCACCTTCTGCCAACTTCTCAATTAGTCAGTATTTACCCATCGTTTTGCTTCCTTTGGGTAGCAAGCATGCctctaaattaatgtttttggtggATACGACTAGGAGTTGTGTCCTTAGTTGCAAAGGTTGCAACTCTTACTTTTTCTAAATTTTATCATAACATAATTAActttttttctagttttaaaataAGAAATACATCATAGGATGAATTAAAACTAAGTAGTGTCCTCTAAGGCTAGATGTAGGGACTACTCTTTAAGAATATCTATTATTCTAAATTGATTTTTAATAATTTGTTAGAATATTCAAAATGTTGTTAGCTTTAAATTAAATTCATAATAGATCAATTaagtttatttaatatttaaatgtctATATACGAGAATATTAACATAATAAATCAACTTAATACAATAAGATTTCAACTTTCTAACATTGTTTT contains the following coding sequences:
- the LOC131859464 gene encoding cyclin-dependent kinase F-3-like; amino-acid sequence: MHGLGYCHRDLKPKNLLLKGNNIKILDFGLAINLKEKMEKNEPLDPNVATIAYAPELLLKSSSYDFAIDMWSLGVIIAQFYGLEPIFGSRSDWRNLIYNICFMIGCPNEKTWPEGLKLVESLDYRFPKQFDGENCRKNLCRLMSTASEEVIDLVKHLCSWDPKRRPTVKQALNHPFFQSFNNTMNPKFFGYQTNSVLLRNVVFYGSEVFNIEKEERSIQGCVGRISRNSKEKCSGRISTEKGSGIISNQRAWR